The Castor canadensis chromosome 8, mCasCan1.hap1v2, whole genome shotgun sequence genome contains a region encoding:
- the Zscan23 gene encoding zinc finger and SCAN domain-containing protein 23 isoform X1, which produces MATAFTLQTVEMQQGLLEVKIKEEKDHACGQGSCWSRNNLHTREIFRRRFRQFCYQETPGPREALQRLQELCHQWLQPEMHSKEQILELLVLEQFLTILPGDLQAWVRKHHPASGDEAVTVLEDLERELDEPGEQVPSHAHAQEEFIKEKATQGAAQKSSSGQLQILEEQLQCNLQYVCPVQEIGGEAGTWNAEFSTKREIAKEMKSLEEVPRKLNGDVTQVPNCGDTCDNEGKLERQRVNASAERPYVCDECGKSFTQNSILIEHQRTHTGEKPYECDECGRAFSQRSGLFQHQRLHTGEKRYQCRVCGKAFSQNAGLFHHLRIHSGEKPFQCDQCRKSFSRRSVLIKHQRIHTGERPYECEDCGKNFIYHCNLIQHRKVHLVTESS; this is translated from the exons ATGGCCACAGCTTTTACCCTTCAGACTGTAGAGATGCAACAAGGACTGCTGGAAGTGAAGATAAAGGAGGAGAAGGACCATGCCTGTGGACAAGGATCTTGCTGGTCAAGAAATAACCTTCATACCAGAGAGATCTTTCGTAGACGCTtcaggcagttctgctatcaggAGACCCCTGGGCCCCGGGAGGCTCTTCAAAGACTCCAAGAGCTCTGCCATCAGTGGCTGCAGCCTGAGATGCACAGCAAGGAGCAGATCCTGGAGCTGCTGGTGCTGGAGCAGTTCCTCACCATCCTGCCTGGGGACCTGCAGGCCTGGGTGAGAAAGCACCACCCTGCAAGTGGCGATGAAGCAGTGACTGTACTGGAGGATTTGGAGAGAGAGCTGGATGAACCAGGAGAACAG GTCCCAAGCCATGCTCATGCACAGGAAGAGTTTATAAAGGAGAAGGCAACTCAAGGAGCAGCCCAGAAGTCATCAAGTGGCCAGCTCCAAATCTTGGAAGAGCAGTTACAGTGTAACTTGCAGTATGTGTGCCCAGTTCAGGAGATTG GTGGTGAGGCTGGGACTTGGAATGCAGAGTTCTCCACAAAGAGGGAGATTGCTAAAGAAATGAAGTCTCTTGAAGAAGTACCTAGAAAACTGAATGGTGATGTTACTCAGGTGCCCAATTGTGGAGATACCTGTGACAATGAAGGCAAGTTGGAAAGGCAACGGGTCAATGCTTCAGCAGAGAGACCctatgtctgtgatgaatgtggaAAAAGCTTCACCCAGAATTCCATCCTTATTGAGCaccagagaacacacacaggtgaGAAACCTTACGAATGTGATGAGTGTGGTCGGGCCTTCAGCCAGCGGTCAGGCCTGTTCCAGCACCAGAGActccacactggggagaagcgcTACCAGTGCAGAGTTTGTGGCAAAGCCTTCAGCCAGAACGCTGGGCTTTTCCATCACCTCAGAATTCACAGTGGGGAAAAACCCTTCCAGTGTGATCAATGCAGGAAGAGTTTTAGTCGACGTTCTGTCCTCATTAAGcatcagagaattcacactggagagagacCTTATGAATGTGAAGATTGTGGCAAGAATTTTATCTACCACTGCAACCTCATCCAGCATCGGAAAGTCCACCTTGTGACTGAATCAAGCTAG
- the Zscan23 gene encoding zinc finger and SCAN domain-containing protein 23 isoform X2 has product MAAFTLQTVEMQQGLLEVKIKEEKDHACGQGSCWSRNNLHTREIFRRRFRQFCYQETPGPREALQRLQELCHQWLQPEMHSKEQILELLVLEQFLTILPGDLQAWVRKHHPASGDEAVTVLEDLERELDEPGEQVPSHAHAQEEFIKEKATQGAAQKSSSGQLQILEEQLQCNLQYVCPVQEIGGEAGTWNAEFSTKREIAKEMKSLEEVPRKLNGDVTQVPNCGDTCDNEGKLERQRVNASAERPYVCDECGKSFTQNSILIEHQRTHTGEKPYECDECGRAFSQRSGLFQHQRLHTGEKRYQCRVCGKAFSQNAGLFHHLRIHSGEKPFQCDQCRKSFSRRSVLIKHQRIHTGERPYECEDCGKNFIYHCNLIQHRKVHLVTESS; this is encoded by the exons CTTTTACCCTTCAGACTGTAGAGATGCAACAAGGACTGCTGGAAGTGAAGATAAAGGAGGAGAAGGACCATGCCTGTGGACAAGGATCTTGCTGGTCAAGAAATAACCTTCATACCAGAGAGATCTTTCGTAGACGCTtcaggcagttctgctatcaggAGACCCCTGGGCCCCGGGAGGCTCTTCAAAGACTCCAAGAGCTCTGCCATCAGTGGCTGCAGCCTGAGATGCACAGCAAGGAGCAGATCCTGGAGCTGCTGGTGCTGGAGCAGTTCCTCACCATCCTGCCTGGGGACCTGCAGGCCTGGGTGAGAAAGCACCACCCTGCAAGTGGCGATGAAGCAGTGACTGTACTGGAGGATTTGGAGAGAGAGCTGGATGAACCAGGAGAACAG GTCCCAAGCCATGCTCATGCACAGGAAGAGTTTATAAAGGAGAAGGCAACTCAAGGAGCAGCCCAGAAGTCATCAAGTGGCCAGCTCCAAATCTTGGAAGAGCAGTTACAGTGTAACTTGCAGTATGTGTGCCCAGTTCAGGAGATTG GTGGTGAGGCTGGGACTTGGAATGCAGAGTTCTCCACAAAGAGGGAGATTGCTAAAGAAATGAAGTCTCTTGAAGAAGTACCTAGAAAACTGAATGGTGATGTTACTCAGGTGCCCAATTGTGGAGATACCTGTGACAATGAAGGCAAGTTGGAAAGGCAACGGGTCAATGCTTCAGCAGAGAGACCctatgtctgtgatgaatgtggaAAAAGCTTCACCCAGAATTCCATCCTTATTGAGCaccagagaacacacacaggtgaGAAACCTTACGAATGTGATGAGTGTGGTCGGGCCTTCAGCCAGCGGTCAGGCCTGTTCCAGCACCAGAGActccacactggggagaagcgcTACCAGTGCAGAGTTTGTGGCAAAGCCTTCAGCCAGAACGCTGGGCTTTTCCATCACCTCAGAATTCACAGTGGGGAAAAACCCTTCCAGTGTGATCAATGCAGGAAGAGTTTTAGTCGACGTTCTGTCCTCATTAAGcatcagagaattcacactggagagagacCTTATGAATGTGAAGATTGTGGCAAGAATTTTATCTACCACTGCAACCTCATCCAGCATCGGAAAGTCCACCTTGTGACTGAATCAAGCTAG
- the Zscan23 gene encoding zinc finger and SCAN domain-containing protein 23 isoform X3 has translation MQQGLLEVKIKEEKDHACGQGSCWSRNNLHTREIFRRRFRQFCYQETPGPREALQRLQELCHQWLQPEMHSKEQILELLVLEQFLTILPGDLQAWVRKHHPASGDEAVTVLEDLERELDEPGEQVPSHAHAQEEFIKEKATQGAAQKSSSGQLQILEEQLQCNLQYVCPVQEIGGEAGTWNAEFSTKREIAKEMKSLEEVPRKLNGDVTQVPNCGDTCDNEGKLERQRVNASAERPYVCDECGKSFTQNSILIEHQRTHTGEKPYECDECGRAFSQRSGLFQHQRLHTGEKRYQCRVCGKAFSQNAGLFHHLRIHSGEKPFQCDQCRKSFSRRSVLIKHQRIHTGERPYECEDCGKNFIYHCNLIQHRKVHLVTESS, from the exons ATGCAACAAGGACTGCTGGAAGTGAAGATAAAGGAGGAGAAGGACCATGCCTGTGGACAAGGATCTTGCTGGTCAAGAAATAACCTTCATACCAGAGAGATCTTTCGTAGACGCTtcaggcagttctgctatcaggAGACCCCTGGGCCCCGGGAGGCTCTTCAAAGACTCCAAGAGCTCTGCCATCAGTGGCTGCAGCCTGAGATGCACAGCAAGGAGCAGATCCTGGAGCTGCTGGTGCTGGAGCAGTTCCTCACCATCCTGCCTGGGGACCTGCAGGCCTGGGTGAGAAAGCACCACCCTGCAAGTGGCGATGAAGCAGTGACTGTACTGGAGGATTTGGAGAGAGAGCTGGATGAACCAGGAGAACAG GTCCCAAGCCATGCTCATGCACAGGAAGAGTTTATAAAGGAGAAGGCAACTCAAGGAGCAGCCCAGAAGTCATCAAGTGGCCAGCTCCAAATCTTGGAAGAGCAGTTACAGTGTAACTTGCAGTATGTGTGCCCAGTTCAGGAGATTG GTGGTGAGGCTGGGACTTGGAATGCAGAGTTCTCCACAAAGAGGGAGATTGCTAAAGAAATGAAGTCTCTTGAAGAAGTACCTAGAAAACTGAATGGTGATGTTACTCAGGTGCCCAATTGTGGAGATACCTGTGACAATGAAGGCAAGTTGGAAAGGCAACGGGTCAATGCTTCAGCAGAGAGACCctatgtctgtgatgaatgtggaAAAAGCTTCACCCAGAATTCCATCCTTATTGAGCaccagagaacacacacaggtgaGAAACCTTACGAATGTGATGAGTGTGGTCGGGCCTTCAGCCAGCGGTCAGGCCTGTTCCAGCACCAGAGActccacactggggagaagcgcTACCAGTGCAGAGTTTGTGGCAAAGCCTTCAGCCAGAACGCTGGGCTTTTCCATCACCTCAGAATTCACAGTGGGGAAAAACCCTTCCAGTGTGATCAATGCAGGAAGAGTTTTAGTCGACGTTCTGTCCTCATTAAGcatcagagaattcacactggagagagacCTTATGAATGTGAAGATTGTGGCAAGAATTTTATCTACCACTGCAACCTCATCCAGCATCGGAAAGTCCACCTTGTGACTGAATCAAGCTAG